A window of Methanocaldococcus vulcanius M7 genomic DNA:
ATGAGGAACCATGGTTTTATAGGCATTTAAGAGATGAAGAATAAGAGAATTAAAAAAATAAAAAATAAGATTTTATCTATAATATAAATTCTTCTATTTTTTCAGCCAAGGTATCAAATATCCAGTTGAATTTTTTATCGTCCCTTTCTAAGAGTGTTATTCTAAATCCGTTGAGTTGAGAGCAGAAAGAGGTTAATGGAACAACACAAATTCCAGTTGATGCCAATAGATAATAAACAAACTTCTTATCAATGGAAGCGTTTTTTATTTGATTCTCTATAAATTCCTTCAATCTTTTATTATCTATTTTTATTGTATTGTTTCCATTTAAGTAGTTATCTTCAAACACAACCGACATGTAGAAAGCTCCATTTGTCTTATTTGCTATAACTCCTTCTAAGTCCTTTAATTTTTTGAATGCAGTATTAGATCGTTTTTCAAAAAACTTATTTCTCTCATTTAGATATTTTTTATAGTTTTTATGCCCCATAATTCTTGGAATGGCCATCTGTGGCAGTGTGGTAGAGCAAACCTCTATTAACTTGGCTTTGTATATACTGTTTATATATTTTTTAAATTCTTCATCTTTATCAGCATTGTAAACCTCAATCCATCCACATCTTGCTCCCGGCCATGGAATTTCCTTAGATATTCCCTTTAACGATAAACCACAAACATCATCTATAACTTCACACAGTAAATGCTGTTTTTTTCCATTATATATAAGATTACAGTAGATTTCATCGCAAATTATGAATAAATCATATTCATTTGCAAGATCTACGATTTCATTGAGTATTTTTTTTGGATAGACAGCTCCTGTCGGATTGTCAGGATTTATAACGAGAATTCCACTAACTGCTGGGTTATATTTGATCCTCTTTTCTAAATCATCAATATCTGGATACCAGTAGTTTTTAGGGTCTAAGAAGTAAGTTATTGGTGGAGAACCTGCATGGGATGCTTCTGCTGAGGAGTGTGTTGAATATGAAGGAGAGGGATTTATCACTCTAACTTGCCTCTTTAATAACCCGTAGATCTTTGCTATTGCATCTCCTAATCCGTTAAAGAATATAATATCTTCGGCAGTTATTTGAACTCCTCCTCGTTCATTTACCCTCTCTGATAAAAATTCTCTTGTTTCTGGCAAACCTTTGGTCGGACAGTAGGCATAGGAATTGTTGTCTCTAACAATCTCTGCTATTATTTCTTTTATCCATTCTGGAATCTCTTCTCCTTTTGCTATTGGGTCTCCAATGTTTTCCCAAGTTATATTAATCCCAAACTTCTCTACTTTTTTTGCAATATCAACGATCTCTCTTATTTCATAACTCAACTCTTTTGCTCCTACGTCGATTATTGGATTTCTCATGATTTCATCCCTAAATAGAACTCTATTATTTCCATACTATTAAGTAATTTAGCATATCGTTTGGTAGTATATAAAACTTATCATAAAAATAGAACTCTATTTCAGTATTAAAAGCAGGACATTAAAAACAAACTTAAAAAATAAAAATCAAAAACATCTAAAACAAAAACATAAAAATCTTTAAAATAAATGAGATCCGTTAAAAGCTATAACTTTAAGGTGAAAAAATGAAGTGTAGGTTTTGCAATAGTCCTTCTTATGTAGAAATCCGTTATCCCAAAAAAATAAATCTCTGCAAAGAGCATTTTATTGAATATTTTGAAGATAGAGTAAAAAAATCAATAGAAAAATATAAAATGTTAAATAAGGATGAAAAAATTCTGGTTGCGGTGTCTGGTGGAAAAGATGGGCATGTGGCTGCCTGGATCTTAAAAAAACTTGGATATAACATTGAATTATTTCATATAAATTTGGGAATTAAAGGATTTTCTGATGAGTCGTTAAGGGCTGTTAAAGCGTTGGCAGAGCGATTAAACACTCCTCTTCACGTTGTTGATTTGAAAGAAATCACTGGAAAAACAATTGAAGATATTAGAGGAAAAAAATGCTCCATCTGTGGAATAACAAAAAGATATTTAATGAATAAGTTTGGATATGAAAGAGGTTTTGATGTTATCATTACTGGGCATAATTTAGATGATGAGATCTCTTTTATCTTAAATAACGTTTTAAATTGGAATATAAGATATTTAGCAAAACATGAGCCAGTTCTTCCTGCACATGATAAATTTTTAAAGAAAGTTAAAATATTCTTCGAGATAGATGAGTATTTGATTTTAAAATATGCAGAAGCTGAAGAAATTCCTTTTACAACTGTAAAATGTAAATTTGCAGAGGGAGCGATAACTTTAAAGCATAGGGATTACTTAAATGAATTAGAAAAAGAGAGATCTGGAATAAAATTGCAATTTCTGTATGGATATATGAAGAATAGGCATTTATTTAAGGTTGAGGAGGAAGATTTTCAATTTAGAGAATGTGAAGTTTGTGGTATGACTTCCGCCGGAAAAATTTGCTCATTTTGCAGGGTTTGGAAACTTTACAAGAAAAAAAGAAAAAAGGAAAACAATAAAGGGAAATAAAGAAAAATAAAAATGTAAAAAGATACAAACTTAAAGATTAGTGAAGATATAATAGAAATCTTGGTTCTTATTTTTCATTTAAATGCACTCATTAAAGTCCACGCCTCCTTTCCACTTATAAATGCCCTATTAACGAGTCGTTTAAAGATTATCTTGCATAATTCCTTTTTATGTTCAGGAATCTTTTCATTTCTATCGATAAATTCATTAAATTTGTTTATTAATAGGTCTTTATCCTTTCTTGATGCCTCTCTCATATTAACATCTAAAAACCTATTTCCAACTCTTGTGGAATAGATTTCATATAAAATAACTGCAACAGCGTGAGATAAATTCATTATTGGATAAAGATTAGATGTAGGGATTGAAACAAGGAGATCGCATTTTTCTAACTCCTCGTTTGTTAGTCCATCATCTTCCCTACCAAAAACAATTCCTACATTACCTTCAATCTCTAACAGTTGTAAAGCCAGTTCTTTTGGGGTTATTGGAACTCTTTTTAGATTCCTATCTCCTCCTCTTGCTCCTGAAGTGGCAATAACAAAATCAAGGTCTTTTATTGCCTCCTCAAAGGTATCATAAAATTTTGCATTGTTTAGAATATCTTTTGCATGGACAGCCATCATATATGCCTCTTTATTTAAAATTTCTTTACTTCCTACAATTCTAAGCTCTTTAAAATCAAAATTCATCATAACTCTTGCAATACTTCCTACGTTTCCTCCATACTTGGGATTTACTAACACAACTGAGATCATAAACACCACTACTTCTCAATGCCTCTTTTTATTTTCTTTTTTAGTTTTATCATTTTTTATCTTAATTTTTTTAATAATTTTTTAATTTTTATAACTTTTCACTAACTTTTAACTTTAATATCCATTTTATTACCTATTCTATGCTTAAAATCTCTTCGTGTAGGACTTTTAACACTTCTAAGTAGTCCACTTCTCCTCTTTCAATTTTATCCATTATCTCTTCTAAATCCCTTGTCCTCTCTTCAGAAATCAGATGTGGATAATTCTCTATTAGGAAATTATAGACCTCAATTCCGAGTTTTGTAGGGATTAATTTATTTTTATCCTTACTCTTTATTACATATTTTCTATCCAGTAGTTTTTTGATTATTTGAGCATATGTCGATGGTCTTCCAATGCCTCTCTCTTTCATTAGTTTGATAACTTCTCCTTCATCATACAGTGGAACTTTTGGAACTTTTATAAGTTTTTTCTCTAACACTTTTAAACTGTTTTTTTCAATTTTTGGAAGTTTTTTCAATTTTAAAGGATAGAATCTACTCCATCCATCAAACTTTATATCTACGTATCCCTCTATTTTTTCATCTAAATCTTTTATATAAATTTCTTCATACTCCAAAATTGCCTCCTTTGTCTGAGAAGCGATAAATCGTCTAAATATCAAGTCGTATATTTTTATATGGTTTTTTGTTAATTTTATATTATTTTCTCTTAAAAATTCGATTAACTCATCAGTATCCATCGGTTTAGTGGGTCTTATACACTCGTGAGCCCCTTCCATAAAGTAGTCCCTATTCTTAATGTAGTGCTCTAAGTTGTTAAGCTTTAAATACTCTCTTGCAACCTTCATCCCATCGATTGAGACCCTTGTAGATGATGTTCGATGATATGTGCAGTTATGTGAGATAATTCCATTAGATATAAAGTTTTCATTGCATTTAATGCTTAAATCATACACATAACCATCGTAGAAGAGATCTTCCACTTTTTTAACTTTAATGAATATCACGTCGTTGTATATATTGCCAACTTTGATTTTTTTGTTACTTTTTTTAACATTTTTATTTTTATTCTTATTTTCAATTACAGTTCTGCAAAATTCCTTCAAATTTTTGGTTTTTGTATATTTAACTATTTTTTCAGTGAAGGTAGTTAAGAACTTGTTGTCTATAACTAAAAAATATCCATTATGCTCTTGGATCATGGTTAAGATCCCTATTGAGTGGAGATAAATTCCGATCTTCTCTAATATGGATTTATTTTTTGAAAATGTGGCAATATTAATTTCTTTTCCTCTCTTTAAAAATGTTCCACGTGCATCCAAATAACCGGCAATAAATGCGTTTATATAGTCCTCTTTTAAAGAGAACAACTCCTCTACTAAATGCTCTTTTTCTGAACCTTGTAAACTTAATCTATCGTTTCCAAATAACAATCCAAGATTATACCAAAATTCAGGTTCTCTAACATCGTTGAAGTTATCTATCTCAACTATTTTTTTAATTTTTTCAAATATCTTAGAAGGGGGATGTGATCTTCTAATTTTATAGTTATAATTAAATGGCATAACAACATAATCCCCTTCTTTTATATTTTTTGCAGGAATCCATTTTAATCTGCCATCTTTTAATGTTAATATATGGTGATCTGGCGTTGCTTTTATTTCATAATTGTTTTGTAATGTTATCTTTTTAAGATTTCCAGAGAATTTTATTTCCCAAAAACTAATGATTTTATCACATATTATTGACTTTCTATCGAGATCTAATGATAGTATTTCTTTTTTCTCCCTACTTTTTACTATTTCCTCAATGGTTTTGATCCTTCCATCTCCCAATACAATGTGTGTATCAGGAGTTAAGCAAAGACCCAACTCGAACAGATCTTGGGCTATGGACATTATTTCATCAGTCCCTATGTGGTATCGTTTTGTTGCTTCTTCCAATAGAGTGTCTGTTGTAAATGGGGGCATTGGGGGCAGTTCTTTTTCGTAGGTTGTTGTTTCTACGCTGACTTCCTCTTTGTCAAACTCTCCTTCCCATATTTTCCCTATGTATATATCCCCTTCAAGTTTTAGCGATAAGTATGGAACTTTTATTTTATGTTCGTTATATCTCTCTATTATCCATCCTAAGACAGGTGTTTGAACCCTACCGGCTGAGAGATAGTTTTTGTTAAACACTTCCCAAAGTTTTTGACTTAATCTGAATCCTATCCATCTATCTTCGATTCTTCTGACAATTTGACCTTTAACTTTATTTTCATCCAGAGACAATTCTTCTCCTTTTTTAAATGACTCCACTGCTCGTAATATTGCTCTTTTGGTAATTTCATTAAATCCAACTCGATATATTTCGCTGTTAAACGGAAGGGCGTTTAATGCAATATCATAACCTATTTTTTCTCCTTCTGTATCAATATCTGTGGCTATAAATAAAGCGTCAACTTCATCTGCTATTTCTCTAATTATTTCTATATTATCTTTTGCATCTATTATATTTGTTATTTTTTCTCCTTTTTCCATTAATTGTTTTATAACATCCTCTAAATCTTTTTGATCAGTGAATTGCTCTCCATTCACTTTCTTTATTGATGCATATATTGGAATATATATATTATCTTCTATCTTAACTCCGTAGAATCCTTCTTTCGTAACGAGGTCGAATACATGCCCTCCGCTTGCAGTGATTAATAAGTTTAAGTCCCCAACACAAACTTCATAAACGTTTCTATTTTTTATCTTTCTAACGGAGGGTTTTCCGAAAAAGTTTGCAATAGTTCTTGCTTTATTTGGACTTTCAACGACCATAAGCACTGATTTAAGTAGATCTGGGGTCTTTCCAGAGCTCCTTCCAGATTTTATTTTTTCCCTATCTTCATCTATTTTTTTAATTAACTCCCTTATGTCAACTTCATCGATCTTTTTAAACTCACTTTCATACATAAATAACATATATTTTCTTAAATATTCAAATATATCTTTATCATCTACTAAAACTATACTTGCTCCCTTAGTTAATCCGAATTCAGTCATTCTCGAAGTTCTTCCAGAAGCTTGAATATATGTTTTTACATCAGGAATTAGGATAAAATATTCTCCATTTTCAAGTTTAATTGAGAAATTTTTCATTTTTAACTTTTCTTTTACTATATGTCTTATTTCATCTTCTGATTTATTCTCAATATCGATATTTTCTTTCAAAACTCCTTTTTCAATTAATTTGTCAATATATTCTTTTAATTTAATCTTAAATTTTGGAATTCCGTAAAACACTGCGTATCTAACCCTCTCGGGCATGTCTAAGCCCCTAACTAAAACACCATAGTATGAAGCGACACCAATCAAAACATCTATCTCTCCTTTTCTAAACTCTTCAAATCCTTTTTTATCTTTTGAGTAAATTAATTTTGCCTTTATATTATTTTCTAACAGATATTTCTCTATCTCCTCAGCTTTCTCTACCCCGTAATCGATTGGAACGAACACTAAACCTCCCGAACCAAATATTTTTATATACTCTAAAACCTCCTCTTTCTTAAATTCCTCGTCATAAATATCCTCTACATCTCTAAGTTTATTCATTCCAAACCCAATTTCAAAATCTAACAACTCTCTATAAAGTTTAACCTTATCTCCATAACTCTTCCCCGTTGCTGAGGCAATAATCAAACATCCATGATTTATGTTTGAGACCTTTCTTTTTAATTCTTCTCTTTTTTTCAATGCTTCTTCTATCTTTCCAATTTTTATAAGATATATGATTTTATATGCCTCCTTTATCAGTTCTTCATCAAATCCTAACAATTTCAGTGTTTTATCAATATTTTTAGATGCTTTTAACAGTGAATCAACATCATCAACAAATATAAAGTCGAATTTATTGTTTATATCATTTTTAGCCAAGTAATTTGATGTAGTTATTAATAAGTCGTAATCTCCATTCTCTATTTTCTCTTTTGCTTCTTTTTTTTCTTTTGTAGATAGATCTGAGTGGTATGAAATCACATTTATATTTAATTTGCATTTTTCAATTAGAGAAAGAATACGATCATGGGTTTGTTTCACTAAAAGAGTTGTTGGCAATATAATGTAGCATTTTTTTCCTTTTTTAGTTAAATATAAACTCATTATTATTCCAAAAAAGCTTTTCCCCACACCTGTTGGTGCAACTATTGAAAAACTCTTATTTTTTAATACCCTCTTCGCCCACATCTTTTGAATACTTAAAAGTTCAAATCCTAACCTTTTTACAAACTCTTCAAATTTTTTAAATTCATTCCAAACTGAGCAATATTTTTCCAAATTTTTTAATGTTTTTTCTTTTTTTAAGTTTTTGCATAGTTCTAATTTTTCTAATTTTTTGTCAATAGGTAGACACTTTTCACAAACTCCAACTTCCAATCTCTCACTTCTTATCTCGTCTTCACAGTTTGGACACATGCCCTTGTAGATCATTGGAATCATACTTTAACACCAAAAAATATTTTTAATTTTTATTAATTTTTTTATTGATTTACTTTATAGGGCTATTATTTTTAATATTTCATTTTTAATTTTTAACTTATTTTTAATCTTTTATTTGGTTTACTTGGGTTTAAAAACTTTATTGATAGTGATTGTATTGATATGACTGTTGATTAGATCTCATTTGATTTTTTATCCATACAACTACATAAAATAATATTTTAGGATATGCATTTCTTTATTTCATTTTTATTTTTCTTTTTTTATTTTTTATTTTTATACATCTCTTTATGGATATATTTATTTTTATCATGTTATTTTTATCATGATCGTTAATGACAAATTATTTATATTATTAACTTGTAAAAAAAATTAACATTATAGTAAGTATTATTTTTATTAGATATTACGGTGGTAATATGAAAATTACATTTTATATGTGGGCATCATACTGCTCTATTTTAAAGAGGGCAGTAGAAGAACTTAAAAAAGAAGGCGTTTCTTTAAATTACAAGATATATTCAAACAGATTTCCAATCAACGAGAAATTTTTTGAAGATGTGGTAAATTCTGATGTCGTTTTAATCTACAAAACATCCTCAGATGATATTGACTTAAATAAACTAAAAAAACTAAATAAAAATATAATAATTGTATCTCAAGATGTAAATG
This region includes:
- a CDS encoding pyridoxal phosphate-dependent aminotransferase, which codes for MRNPIIDVGAKELSYEIREIVDIAKKVEKFGINITWENIGDPIAKGEEIPEWIKEIIAEIVRDNNSYAYCPTKGLPETREFLSERVNERGGVQITAEDIIFFNGLGDAIAKIYGLLKRQVRVINPSPSYSTHSSAEASHAGSPPITYFLDPKNYWYPDIDDLEKRIKYNPAVSGILVINPDNPTGAVYPKKILNEIVDLANEYDLFIICDEIYCNLIYNGKKQHLLCEVIDDVCGLSLKGISKEIPWPGARCGWIEVYNADKDEEFKKYINSIYKAKLIEVCSTTLPQMAIPRIMGHKNYKKYLNERNKFFEKRSNTAFKKLKDLEGVIANKTNGAFYMSVVFEDNYLNGNNTIKIDNKRLKEFIENQIKNASIDKKFVYYLLASTGICVVPLTSFCSQLNGFRITLLERDDKKFNWIFDTLAEKIEEFIL
- the ttuA gene encoding tRNA-5-methyluridine(54) 2-sulfurtransferase, which gives rise to MKCRFCNSPSYVEIRYPKKINLCKEHFIEYFEDRVKKSIEKYKMLNKDEKILVAVSGGKDGHVAAWILKKLGYNIELFHINLGIKGFSDESLRAVKALAERLNTPLHVVDLKEITGKTIEDIRGKKCSICGITKRYLMNKFGYERGFDVIITGHNLDDEISFILNNVLNWNIRYLAKHEPVLPAHDKFLKKVKIFFEIDEYLILKYAEAEEIPFTTVKCKFAEGAITLKHRDYLNELEKERSGIKLQFLYGYMKNRHLFKVEEEDFQFRECEVCGMTSAGKICSFCRVWKLYKKKRKKENNKGK
- a CDS encoding TrmJ/YjtD family RNA methyltransferase, whose protein sequence is MISVVLVNPKYGGNVGSIARVMMNFDFKELRIVGSKEILNKEAYMMAVHAKDILNNAKFYDTFEEAIKDLDFVIATSGARGGDRNLKRVPITPKELALQLLEIEGNVGIVFGREDDGLTNEELEKCDLLVSIPTSNLYPIMNLSHAVAVILYEIYSTRVGNRFLDVNMREASRKDKDLLINKFNEFIDRNEKIPEHKKELCKIIFKRLVNRAFISGKEAWTLMSAFK
- the rgy gene encoding reverse gyrase, producing MIPMIYKGMCPNCEDEIRSERLEVGVCEKCLPIDKKLEKLELCKNLKKEKTLKNLEKYCSVWNEFKKFEEFVKRLGFELLSIQKMWAKRVLKNKSFSIVAPTGVGKSFFGIIMSLYLTKKGKKCYIILPTTLLVKQTHDRILSLIEKCKLNINVISYHSDLSTKEKKEAKEKIENGDYDLLITTSNYLAKNDINNKFDFIFVDDVDSLLKASKNIDKTLKLLGFDEELIKEAYKIIYLIKIGKIEEALKKREELKRKVSNINHGCLIIASATGKSYGDKVKLYRELLDFEIGFGMNKLRDVEDIYDEEFKKEEVLEYIKIFGSGGLVFVPIDYGVEKAEEIEKYLLENNIKAKLIYSKDKKGFEEFRKGEIDVLIGVASYYGVLVRGLDMPERVRYAVFYGIPKFKIKLKEYIDKLIEKGVLKENIDIENKSEDEIRHIVKEKLKMKNFSIKLENGEYFILIPDVKTYIQASGRTSRMTEFGLTKGASIVLVDDKDIFEYLRKYMLFMYESEFKKIDEVDIRELIKKIDEDREKIKSGRSSGKTPDLLKSVLMVVESPNKARTIANFFGKPSVRKIKNRNVYEVCVGDLNLLITASGGHVFDLVTKEGFYGVKIEDNIYIPIYASIKKVNGEQFTDQKDLEDVIKQLMEKGEKITNIIDAKDNIEIIREIADEVDALFIATDIDTEGEKIGYDIALNALPFNSEIYRVGFNEITKRAILRAVESFKKGEELSLDENKVKGQIVRRIEDRWIGFRLSQKLWEVFNKNYLSAGRVQTPVLGWIIERYNEHKIKVPYLSLKLEGDIYIGKIWEGEFDKEEVSVETTTYEKELPPMPPFTTDTLLEEATKRYHIGTDEIMSIAQDLFELGLCLTPDTHIVLGDGRIKTIEEIVKSREKKEILSLDLDRKSIICDKIISFWEIKFSGNLKKITLQNNYEIKATPDHHILTLKDGRLKWIPAKNIKEGDYVVMPFNYNYKIRRSHPPSKIFEKIKKIVEIDNFNDVREPEFWYNLGLLFGNDRLSLQGSEKEHLVEELFSLKEDYINAFIAGYLDARGTFLKRGKEINIATFSKNKSILEKIGIYLHSIGILTMIQEHNGYFLVIDNKFLTTFTEKIVKYTKTKNLKEFCRTVIENKNKNKNVKKSNKKIKVGNIYNDVIFIKVKKVEDLFYDGYVYDLSIKCNENFISNGIISHNCTYHRTSSTRVSIDGMKVAREYLKLNNLEHYIKNRDYFMEGAHECIRPTKPMDTDELIEFLRENNIKLTKNHIKIYDLIFRRFIASQTKEAILEYEEIYIKDLDEKIEGYVDIKFDGWSRFYPLKLKKLPKIEKNSLKVLEKKLIKVPKVPLYDEGEVIKLMKERGIGRPSTYAQIIKKLLDRKYVIKSKDKNKLIPTKLGIEVYNFLIENYPHLISEERTRDLEEIMDKIERGEVDYLEVLKVLHEEILSIE